CCGACGATCGCCCCACGGGCGTCGCTGCGCCAGTAGGGCGCGAAGAGCCCGGAGAAGGCCGGCACGAAATAGACGCCGCCGTTGTCGTCGACGCCGCTGGCCAACGTCTCGATCTCGGCGGCGCCGGAGATGATGCCCAACTGGTCGCGCAACCATTGCACGGCCGACCCGGTGACCGCGATCGAACCCTCCAGGGCGTAGACCGGCTTGTCGGTGCCGAGCTGGTAGCACACCGTGCTGAGCAGCCCGTTCTTGCTGCGGACCAACTCGGTTCCGGTGTTCAACAGCAGGAAGTTGCCGGTGCCGTAAGTGTTCTTCGCCTCACCCGGGGCGAAGCAGACCTGCCCGAACATCGCGGCCTGCTGGTCGCCGAGGATGCCGGTGAGCGGGATGCCGGCGAAGGCCGCCGGCGCCGCGACCTCGCCGTACCGGGCCGGCTCCGAGGACGGCCTGATCTCGGGCAGCATCACCCGCGGGATGTCGAAGAAGCCGAGCAGCTCCTCGTCCCAATCCAGGGTCTCCAGGTTCATCAACATGGTTCGGCTGGCGTTGGTCACGTCGGTCACATGCACCCCCCCGTCGACACCTCCGGTGAGGTTCCACATCACCCAGCTGTCGGTGGTGCCGAACAGGGCGTCCCCGGCCTCCGCGGCGGCGCGGACACCGGAGACGTTCTCCAGGATCCACTGCAGCTTCCCGCCGGAGAAGTACGTCGCCGGCGGCAGACCCGCCTTCCGCCGGATCACCTCGCCCTTGCCCTCGCGGTCCAAGGCGCTGGCGATCCGGTCGGTGCGAGTGTCCTGCCACACCACGGCGTTGTAGTACGGGCGACCGGTCGACCTGTCCCAGACGACGGTCGTCTCGCGCTGGTTGGTGATGCCCACCGCGGCCAGATCCGAGGCGGCCAGCCCCAACCCGTTCATCGTGGTCTGGATCACCGAGCTGGTGCGTTCCCAGATCTCCACCGGGCTGTGCTCGACCCAGCCGGCCCGGGGCAGGATCTGCTCGTGCTCGAGCTGGTGCCGTCCAACCTCGTTACCACCGTGGTCAA
The Actinomycetota bacterium genome window above contains:
- the glpK gene encoding glycerol kinase GlpK, with the protein product MADLVGAVDQGTTSTRFMLFDHGGNEVGRHQLEHEQILPRAGWVEHSPVEIWERTSSVIQTTMNGLGLAASDLAAVGITNQRETTVVWDRSTGRPYYNAVVWQDTRTDRIASALDREGKGEVIRRKAGLPPATYFSGGKLQWILENVSGVRAAAEAGDALFGTTDSWVMWNLTGGVDGGVHVTDVTNASRTMLMNLETLDWDEELLGFFDIPRVMLPEIRPSSEPARYGEVAAPAAFAGIPLTGILGDQQAAMFGQVCFAPGEAKNTYGTGNFLLLNTGTELVRSKNGLLSTVCYQLGTDKPVYALEGSIAVTGSAVQWLRDQLGIISGAAEIETLASGVDDNGGVYFVPAFSGLFAPYWRSDARGAIVGLSRFNTNAHLARATLEAICYQSRDVAEAMEADSGVHLAVLKVDGGVTANNLCMQLQADVLGVPVSRPVVAETTALGAAYAAGLAVGFWKNTDELRANWNESRRWTPQWSDQQRASGHAGWKKAVRRTLDWVDVR